The following nucleotide sequence is from Nitrospira sp..
TGTCAAATGTGATGTCAGAGCGGTGGCATGTCTGCAGGAGTTTGGACACAAGTTCACGGCAGTTCCTTCTGTCGAGCAGAAAGAGGCATTATGTGCCGAACTGCAGACCCAATGCTTTCACTTTGAATTTCAGTCTCTGCGATGTGATGGGGATCTGATGTTGGCGGGTCTTGCTGTGGCCGGGGACATCGATGGCAGGAATGCAGGGGTGCGAGGGCATGTGGAATTTGTTTGCGACGAGAGAGTTAAGGCCCTCCCAAAACCAGGATCAGGACAACGAAACGCAAGCGGGCGCGCGTCCATAGGAGGGGATTTAGATCTCTGTGGATCCGAAATCGGTCTCTTGAGAATCGATGGACAGAGCGTTCAGACCACTGCGAAGAAGATCAATTTAGCCCGAGTCACAGTTTCCACGCTCGAAATCGTCGAGTCCCTGCCGAAGAAGATTAATTTGCAGAGCATTAAAGTCGGGACGTGGAGAGTCGAAGACCCCAAAGCCTTGCTGACGAAGGCAGACCCCTATGATTCATGGGCCTATAAGAGCGTGGAAAATTGGCTCGCTTCAACGGGTCAGGATGATAAGGCCGACGACATGCATATGGAGAGGAATAGGAAAGAGCTAGATCTAGAGGAAGGGAAGTATTTTCAGACTGATAAGACTGTCGGCTGGATCAGTGCGATTATTATGGGTTTTGCGGCAGTCGCTGTACCAATCTGGCCCTGGTCGGCCTGCATCTTATGCTTGGTTGGCATCATCATTCTCTACCGTTATTGGGATCAAACCGTTGCCCACCTGGATCGCCCTCTCTCCTGGATCAGACTGAAAGTTTGGAATCGGTTCATCCTCGAAAAGATAATGGGATTCGGAACCCGGTTGGGCCCAGCGTTCTGCATTTGGCTCGTACTGGCGATTAGCCTAGGCCTGGTGTTGAGCCATCCTCGTAACGTCCAGCCCACTTTTGCCGCGGTCAATGCCGGGCTTCCCAAGCACGATCTCAAAATCCAAGAAATCAGACAAATCAGAAAGGATCTTCAAAAACTAACCCCGGAAGCGCAGGAGTGGGGATTTTGGAACCATGCGCTGTGGCTGGCGCTCGACATTACCGTGCCGTTGATACCGTTCAACCTCCATGACGAATGGGAACCAAGAGAAACAACCGAGGGAACAGCTTTTCCTTGTTGCTCGCAGAGCGAAATGCTGATTGCTCCGAAAACCCTGGCAAATATCTTCACGCCGCTATCCTGGATTATTTGGTCACTGATCGCCACAGGAATGGCAGGCGTGATACGGACAAGGAACTGATGGCTAGGTGCGACTGTTACGCGTGTGCTCCAGTTCCCTCTCCATCTTTCGGTGCGGGATGCCGGCATCGAGAAACAGGTCGCCGATGGGACGGAAGCCGGCCCGTTCGTAGAAGCCGATCGCGTGGGTCTGGGCCGAAAGGCTGACGCGCGCGAGGCCTCGTTGCGCCGCCAGGTCCAGTAATGCGCCGAGCAGGGCGCTGCCGACGCCGCGCCCGCGCCAGCCCTTGAGCACCGCCATGCGGCCGATGGTGCCGTTCGGTTGCATGCGGGCCGTGGCGATCACCTCTCCCGCTTCATCCCAGGCCGCCACGTGAGTGCAGGCCGGATCGAGGCCGTCCCACTCCAGCTCCACCGGCACGCCCTGTTCGCGGATGAAGACGGCGGTGCGGATCGCCTTCAAGGCCGGTTCCATTGCGTTCCATTCCACCGTGGTGAGGGTCATCGCGCTTCCTCTCTGGTCGGTGTGTCACCGGCCGGGCCTTCCTTCCCGCCTCGATGTAACTGTTCCAACCACTCGCTCACCTGCCCCTGTGCCGTCGGTGGGGCCGTCTCCCCGCGGCGTAACCGATCTTCCAAGGCTTGTGACCGATCCGGAATGGTCTGTTGGCCCGGTCGATTCGGCTGCTTCAGGCCGCGCATCGGGCCGTTGGGTCTGGCGCGTTCCGATCTGGGTGTGAGGGTGGGGCTGCCGGACGACTGTGATTGCGCAGGACGCGGGTCGAACGTCAGGAGGCCGGCAAGGATGGAGACAACGATGGCCCATCGAGCGTTGGTGGTGCTGTGCATAGGCTCTCTCACCTTGTGACTCTTCTCACAGTACTCCTCTCGTTTTCCCATGGTCAATCCGCTGTATCGTCGCCGGACAGCATCGGAGGTTGGTATCGCACGACTACGTATTCACCGTCGGACGCCCATGCAAGAAACCGCTTTCCGTTTTGGCGCTCGCCGAGCCGGTGATAGGCTCCTCTCTATTCGCAAGGTTCAGCCGATCAACCTGAGAGGAGCCACTGTGGAAACTCGACGCGCAAGACAATCCGTTGCCGCTCAACGAGGCGGGTGGTCGCGCCTGTGGTGTTGTGTCTGTCTGGCTGGGGGCGAGAGCGAGCCATCACGGCGGGTGGCGCAGCGGGGGGTGGGATGGACCCTGCTGCAGTCACTGTGGGCGTTGCTGCGCCGGGTGGCGGGGCTCGGGCCGTCGCGGGAGAGGGATCTGCGATCCTCCTGGAGTCGCCAGGCCGTCGGGCGCCGCCGCGCCCCCGCCATCTATAGCCATCTCCTCTAGCCCATCGTGCTGCTGCAGCTGGCTACCTATTTCAACGTGCCCCTTCGCCGCCCGCAGGCCATGCGTCCCACTCGTCGCTTCCGATTGGATCCCGAGCCGCTTCGGTTCCTGACGGCCTTCGCCGTCTGCTTTTTCGCCGTGGGGCTGCCCTATTGGTGGATTCCCGTTCGTCGCCTCACCTTGCCCGATGCGCTGACAGGGCCGGGCCTGTTCGTGGTGGGGGCGGCCGCCTTGATTTTGGGGTGGAGTCTGCTCTCACGGCTCTGGGTCATTGCGCTTGTTCCGGCTGCTGCGGTCCCGGCCGCGGTATGGGCGCGTATTCTCGTGGATGGCTGGAACAACCCTGCCGTCCATCATGTCTGGGCACTCGAACTCTCCATTACGGCGGCGGCCGGCCTCTTCTGCGCAGGGCTCGGCGCGCTGCTGGGGCGTCTGCTGCGCCGCCTGAGTCGTTCGCGGCGACCGTAGCCGATCTTCCCACTCCTCCCACTCCCTATTGACCTCGCGAGCCGTTGCGGCGAAGATGCGGCGGCGTTGTGGCGCGAGACCTGCACAGCCGGTGAGTCGGCGGCGGAACCAGAGGAGTGTGACCATGAAGGTGTTGATTGCGACGGATGGCTCCAAGTACGGGAAATGGGCGACGGAATGGGTGGTGCACGTACCGTTTCAAGAGAAGCCGGATGTCACGCTGGTGCATGTGACGGATGTGGAGGCCTTGCGTTCGCCGGTGATGTTTCAGCCGGTAGTGATCGGCAACGAACCGTTCATTCAGGAAGAGATCAAACGCATTGAAGCCCAGAGCAAGCGAACGATGGTGGAGGCCAAGGCGCAGGTGGCGTCGTTGCGTCTCAAGGCCAAGCTGTCGTCGGAGCGTGGGCCGGTGGGGCAAACCATCTTGAAGCTGGCCCCGCAACGGGACGGGCTCGTGGTGCTGGGGAGCCGGGGGCTGGATGCGCTGGATCGTTTCATGCTGGGAAGCGTGTCCACCCAGGTGACGCTCCATGCGCCCTGTTCGGTCCTCATTGTGAAGGAGGAGCCGCGGCCTGTGCGCCGCATCCTGCTGGCCACCGACGGCTCCAAGGCTTCGGAGAAAGCGGTGAAGTTCGTGCTGACGAAGTGGCGACCGGATGCGCGGGAGGGGGCGGAGCCGCTGGAGGTGGTGGTCACCCATGTGATGCCCTATCTCAACTATCCCGAGCTGAAGGAGGCCGGCGCTCGGCTGGTCGAACAATGCGCAGACAAACTCCTGAAGGCCGGGTTTACGGTCGACGAAGTCGTGCGGTTGGGCAAACCAGCCGACGAGATTCTGAAGGTCGCCTCGAAGAAAAAGGTGGATCTCATCGTGACCGGCGCCAAGGGCATGGGCGCGATCGCGCGGTTCCTGCTCGGCAGCATCTCCACGAAGGTGGTGCAGCACAGCCGCTGTTCGGTGCTCGTCGTTCGCTGACGTGACGGCCTGTTCATCCCATGCGCCGGCCGGTCCGGCTGTGGCATTTCACCCCGTTCCTGCCCTGCAGGCCGTAGCAAAAGGCTGCTACGGCCTGTCCGTTCCCTTCGAAATCACCTGTCCGGCCGGGCACGTTCCCTGCTGATTCCATGAGTCACGACCTGGGGCGAGCCGGTGATCGGAGCATGACACCAACCGTGATAGGTGTGAGTCGGGGTTCGGTGCGATGGGTATGGCCGTCGGTTTCGTTGCGTCGCCTCAGGCCGGTCCCCCTGTTGGTCTGGGTCCTGCTCCTCGCGGCCCAGGGATGCGACCGCGATCCTTCCCCGAACCCTGCCGCTCATCCGGCGAACCGGTCGGTCGAGGGCATCGTTCGATTGACCCAACAGGAGATGGCCCGGGCGGGGATCGACGTGCTGCGGGTCAAAGCGGAGCCGTTCACCGTCCATCGGGAGTTTCCCGCCACCGTGCAGGCCAACGCCAACGAACTGGCGGAGGTGACGACCCTGATCCGTGGCCGGGTCGTGGAGGTGTCGGTGGATGTCGGCAAGGATGTGAAGAAGGGAGAGCGGCTCGCCCTGCTCGACAGCGCCGACTTGGGCTTGGCCGAGGGGGCCTACCTCAAGGCGTCGGCCCGCCAGCATGAGGCCCAGTTGGCCTATGAACGGGCCGCCAATCTCCACGAACATCGCGCGATCAGCCTGGCGGAACTTCAGCGGCGGGAAGCCGAGATGAAAACGGCGCGAGCGGACGCGCGGGAAGCCGCCCATCGCCTGACGTTGCTCGGCGTGGCATCGCAGGAGCTGCAGCGGCTGGACCGCGAGCAGACCATCCGCTCGGATGTGGCGATCCGTGCGCCCTTCGCCGGCCGAGTGATCGTCCGTAATATCACGCGCGGCGAGGTCATCGAGACCGCGCAGAAATGTTTCGTGATCGCCGACTTGTCCGACGTGTGGGTGATCGGCAACGTGCCGGAAAAGGATGTCCGGTTCATTCGTCCGGATGAGTCGGTCAAGGTCGTCGTGCCGGCCTATCCGCATGCGCTCTTCTCCGGCACCATCACCCACATCAGCGACGTGCTTGATCCGGAAACCAGGACCATGCGCCTGCGCGTCACGGTGCCGAACCCCGATCGCTTGCTCAAGCCTGAAATGTTTGCCATGGTCCAGGTCTATACGGCGACGGTGCAGGAGGCCCTGCGGGTGCCCCTGGCGGCGGTGCAAGAGATCGATGGGGGGAAGATGATCTTCGTGAAACGGGCGGACGACCGCTTCGAGCCGCGTCGCGTGGTGCTGGGCGACGAGCAGAGCGAGCACGTGATGGTGCTGGAAGGACTGCGGGAGGGTGAAGAGGTGGTGGTGAAGGGGGCGTTCGCACTCAAATCGGAGGTCGAAATCCACAGGGTCGAACCCACGCCATGATCGCATCGCTCCTCGAATTCTCGCTGCGCCAGCGCATCCTGATCCTGGGACTGCTCTCGTTGCTGGCCGGAGCGGGACTGATTGCCTTCCAGTCGATTCCCATCGACGCCTATCCCGACGTGACCAACGTCCAAGTGCAGGTACTGACGGAAGCGCCGGGCCTCTCGCCGGTCGAGGTGGAGCGGTTCATCACCTATCCCATCGAACTCCAGATGACCGGCCTGCCGGGGCTGAGCGAGATCCGCTCGCTTTCCAAGTTCGCGCTCTCCCAGTTGACGGTGGTGTTCGATGACGAAGTCGACGTCTACTTCGCGCGCCAATTGGTCATGGAGCGGCTGATGACGGTGAAGGAGCGGCTGCCGCCGGGCATCGACTCCGTGATGGCGCCGGTGACGACCGGCCTGGGTGAGATTTATCAGTACTATCTCGACGGTCCCCCGGCGGCGACGGATGCGGCCTCGAAGGAACTGGAATTGACGTCTCAACGCACGCTGCAGGATTGGGTGCTCCGTCCGGTGCTCAAGGGTGTGCCGGGTGTCATCGACGTGAACGGGTTGGGCGGGTTTGTGAAGCAGTACCAGGTGCTGGTGGACCCCGCCAAGTTGCGCAAGTACGACCTCACGTTGCATGAGGTATTCGACGCCGTGGGGAAGAACAATGCCAATGCGGGCGGCAACGTGCTGGAGCGCCATGCGGAGCGGGCCAT
It contains:
- a CDS encoding GNAT family N-acetyltransferase encodes the protein MTLTTVEWNAMEPALKAIRTAVFIREQGVPVELEWDGLDPACTHVAAWDEAGEVIATARMQPNGTIGRMAVLKGWRGRGVGSALLGALLDLAAQRGLARVSLSAQTHAIGFYERAGFRPIGDLFLDAGIPHRKMERELEHTRNSRT
- a CDS encoding universal stress protein; this translates as MKVLIATDGSKYGKWATEWVVHVPFQEKPDVTLVHVTDVEALRSPVMFQPVVIGNEPFIQEEIKRIEAQSKRTMVEAKAQVASLRLKAKLSSERGPVGQTILKLAPQRDGLVVLGSRGLDALDRFMLGSVSTQVTLHAPCSVLIVKEEPRPVRRILLATDGSKASEKAVKFVLTKWRPDAREGAEPLEVVVTHVMPYLNYPELKEAGARLVEQCADKLLKAGFTVDEVVRLGKPADEILKVASKKKVDLIVTGAKGMGAIARFLLGSISTKVVQHSRCSVLVVR
- a CDS encoding efflux RND transporter periplasmic adaptor subunit, which gives rise to MSHDLGRAGDRSMTPTVIGVSRGSVRWVWPSVSLRRLRPVPLLVWVLLLAAQGCDRDPSPNPAAHPANRSVEGIVRLTQQEMARAGIDVLRVKAEPFTVHREFPATVQANANELAEVTTLIRGRVVEVSVDVGKDVKKGERLALLDSADLGLAEGAYLKASARQHEAQLAYERAANLHEHRAISLAELQRREAEMKTARADAREAAHRLTLLGVASQELQRLDREQTIRSDVAIRAPFAGRVIVRNITRGEVIETAQKCFVIADLSDVWVIGNVPEKDVRFIRPDESVKVVVPAYPHALFSGTITHISDVLDPETRTMRLRVTVPNPDRLLKPEMFAMVQVYTATVQEALRVPLAAVQEIDGGKMIFVKRADDRFEPRRVVLGDEQSEHVMVLEGLREGEEVVVKGAFALKSEVEIHRVEPTP